The following proteins are encoded in a genomic region of Ornithodoros turicata isolate Travis chromosome 6, ASM3712646v1, whole genome shotgun sequence:
- the LOC135397884 gene encoding uncharacterized protein LOC135397884 produces MPRCVFCFFDPHDIGDDEPLEENSPSSPDISPGTLHAHVERSHPYVDISFLPFFQTDSAFRGTVKAFVLLASVHDQGVEDLRQYLMNHLHNIIAILRAQRIPFRFCICSDVLMMKENRGDITAHIAHFMALAREVHSDGAIANTLMDVIQESTGRIENYQREGSGFVSTDVQKVQMCISAVKTKKFGCDGVLPTNLAKRRNVLTNIQLPARKEGECFKYNALALLHPQERNSWKKCENYAADYWWPSRFRVLFSDLDEFEVQNEISVYVYAYVDQGVHVSRPAKLEFEKKIHLLEVDEHFFGIKSLERLLTTRSNHFVCERCTRSFVKEESMAKHRRLCTDINEILLEFCEPGKNFVEFTKIQYMQQYNYVVALDTESVLAPSGVGMQRHITSSFCAVLVRTHDSKVMRIRTHHGEDAAKQCVKALMEMRDEMIALNACPAAMVLSDEQQAKHRAATHCAYCKREFAEDLPRVRHHDHSKHCTAGETNYIATLCNPCNVACTTREKLPIMVHNLSYDLAGLLREFHVLGWKRPPFIVASSMEKIRSFEIGTFLFRDTMQYLNSSLGDLVETVKSMGGAEAFQCLKQVFGDDYKILLRKGVFPYSYLSSFAVYDELSLPEKSAFRNDLTGEDVSDEDYQYAVHVFEHFGCSSLRDYNTLYLKRMPSYMQT; encoded by the exons a tgcctagatgcgtgttctgcttttttgatcctcatgatatcggtgatgatgagccattggaagagaattcaccatcttctccagacatttcacctggcacattgcatgctcacgtcgagcgatcacatccctatgtggacatttccttcctgcctttctttcaaactgatagcgcatttcgaggtaccgtcaaagcgtttgtgctattggcatctgttcacgatcagggagtagaggacttgcgacaatatttaatgaaccacctccacaatataattgctattttgcgagcgcaaagaataccctttagattttgcatttgttctgacgttctaatgatgaaagaaaatcgaggggatataactgcacacatagctcattttatggcgcttgctcgcgaagtccacagcgacggagctattgcaaatactttgatggacgtgattcaggagtccaccgggcgcattgaaaattaccagcgtgagggtagtgggtttgtatccaccgatgtccaaaaagttcaaatgtgtatttccgctgtgaaaactaaaaagtttggatgcgatggggtacttcccacaaatttggctaaacgcaggaatgtgttaacgaatatccaattaccagcacgcaaggagggtgaatgttttaaatacaatgcactcgctctcctgcatccacaggaaaggaattcgtggaaaaaatgtgaaaattatgcagcagattactggtggccaagCCGCTTCCGTGTTTTATTCTCTGATCTGGATGAATTTGAAGTCCAAAACGAGATATCCGTGTATGTTTACGCCtatgtcgatcagggagtgcacgtgtcgcgacccgcaAAACTGGAattcgaaaagaaaattcatctcttggaggttgatgagcatttttttggaataaagtccctcgaacgcttgttgacaacaagaagtaaccattttgtatgcgaacgctgcacacgctctttcgtgaaggaagagagcatggcgaaacatcgacgcctttgcacggacataaacgaaatcctgttggaattttgcgagccgggaaaaaattttgtagagtttactaaaatacagtacatgcaacagTACAACTATGTCGTTGCATTGGAcactgagagcgtactcgcacccagtggtgttggcatgcaacgtcacattacctctagcttctgtgctgtgctcgtgcgtacccatgactcaaaggtgatgcgcattagaacacaccatggggaagatgcggcaaagcagtgtgtgaaggcactcatggaaatgcgtgatgaaatgattgccttgaacgcctgccccgctgcaatggtgttgagcgatgaacaacaggccaagcacagagctgctacccactgtgcatattgtaaacgggaattcgcggaagacctacctcgtgtccggcatcatgatcattcgaagcattgtactgcgggtgagacaaattatatcgcgacactgtgcaacccctgtaacgtcgcgtgcactaccagagaaaaattgccgatcatggtccacaatttgtcttatgatctggctggactgttacgggaatttcacgttctcgggtggaagcgacctcccttcattgtggccagctccatggaaaaaattcgttcgttcgaaattggtaccttcctcttcagagataccatgcagtacctaaattcgtcgttgggggacctcgtggaaaccgtcaaatccatggggggagccgaggcgttccaatgcttgaagcaggtatttggagacgactacaaaattttgcttcgtaaaggtgtgttcccttacagttaccttagttcttttgcagtgtacgacgagttgagtctcccagaaaaatccgcttttcgaaatgatctaactggggaagatgtaagcgatgaggactaccagtacgctgtgcatgtatttgaacattttgggtgctcgagtttaCGGGATTATAACACATTGTACCTGAAACGGATGCCCTCTTACATGCAgacataa